GGGCAGCGGCCTGGCAGGCGTCGCCCCCGTCAGCTGCTTTGGGAGGAATATTGCACAAATTGGACAGagctgcctcagcttcctctccCCGACCCCCAGCAGCCCTCCCGCCCCGGCTGGGGGAGCTGGGCAGGACTGTCAGTGCCAGCCTGTCCGAGGTGGGCTCTGAGCTCGGCCTGCTGAGGGCTGTCCCCACTGCTGCCATTTCGGGGGCAGCCTGGGCGTGCCGCGGGGAGCCCGGCGCCCTGCCTTCGCCACATGAATGTATTCTCGGGCCCCGCGCCGGGCTCCCCCGAGGAGGGACCTTCCTGCAGTTGCCGGAGACCGCCGCTCCCGCCGTGGCTTGTGTGAGGGAGGGAAGACCCCGAAGGTGGCCGAGGCTGAGCCTGGGGCCGCGTGGGAGCCccaggagcagcagctgcctGAAGCAGACCAGCTCTGTGCCCACCCCTCCTTCACCAAACCGAGGAGGAGCCGCCCCTCCGGTTGGAGGTAGCGCCTGTCCCGGCTGGGTCTACCTGCCCATTGCTCAGCGCCTCACTCCTCATCCACGCCTGGATCTGTCTCCATGTTgatcggcttttttttttttccctctttgaaCTGTAGAGAAACCCTCCAGCAATCTCATTGCTCAGAACGCAGTATTAGGGcgagactgcctctgcctccatgaatgTATTTCTCCTTTCTGCCCTGGGGAAGTGGGGAGTGGCCCCTGGTTCTTCTTTTCCATCTGTCCCCAGAGAGATgaccttttgttttcattttaactttttttcttttctttttttttttttttttttttttgcaccaaAGTGGCAGCTGGGTCAGTGTTCGGGACAAGGCTGGCTCTGGTGGAAGGCCCTCCACCTGCTTCTCCCTGGCTGACAGTGTTAGCGTCTGTGAAAAGACAATATTCTCTCTAAAGCAATAAGGGGTGATGGGCCGGGAACCGTCTTGCTGCTGCTGGCCCCAGCTGCCCGCCCTCCTGCCGTGGAGGCGTTGGAGGGGCGGAAGACTCCTGTTGTGACTGAATGTAACCTACCCTGCCCCTGCCACAGCCAATGCAGGGGAGGGGGCACTTGTCTCTTCCTAACCCTTCCCCCAGctaaagagactttgaacttgggGGCCTGTGAGCCTGGAGAGGCCTTAACCTGTGAGGAAGAGTAGGGGGAGCCCTCTCCCACCCCATCCCCTTTGAGAGTGGTCAATGTTTACAAGCCCTGAGTCCAGCCCGGGACTCAGACAGCCCCCACCTTGGTCCTTTCCCATCCCAGTCCTACAGGCCGGAGCCGCCCCGCCCCTCCTTGGGGTCAGGGTGGCGTGACCGTCCTGCGTGTCCCAGTGCACCCTACCTGTACCCTGTGTGACGTCCCTAGTCCCTGCTCTTGTAAATACTCCCAATAAAAAAACTTGGTGTGTTCTCCCAGTCCACCCTGTCTGCCGCTCATGGCCCCACACTGTTGATGGCCCGGGCACAGTCGGACGGGGTCTAGTGCCTCGGACTGCTGGCCACAGCCCTCTGTCCACACCattctgggggagggggcagcacaCAAGGAGACAAGGTACAGAGAGTTGGAAGTGGTTCCTTTAtggaaaaactgaaaatataataaaaattaaaataaaaccagttTAAAAAAGCCAGCCCCTGGAGTTTCCACCTCCTGCCTCTGGCCCTCCAGAGGGGTGAGGCCCTGGCCCCAGGGCAGCAAAGGGTGAGGGCTctcctgcccttcctcttcttcccccattCCATCCCCGACTTATCTCCACAGTGGGGGCCCCCGggaggaaccaaacctgggtatGGGAGCAGGACCCAAGGCCCTGTAGCCCAGGGAGGGAGGCCTGGCATGTGTACCCAGCCCCAAAGCTCCGGGCCTGTAGTGTGGGCATGGGCAGGGCTGCTCCCTGCCTGGGCCCATGTGGGTGGGGAGGGGTTAGTTCCAGATCTTGAGGAAGGAGTCCCAGGAGCCTGTGGCCACAGCCATGCCATCATCCGTGACCCCAAGGCAGCTCACGCGGTTGTCATGGCCGGCGAGGACACCTGCCGGAGAGAGGGAGTAGGAGCCGGTCCCCGCCCACCGCCTCCGCTCCACCTGCGCAGCCACCCGCCCCCAAGGTCCCCGCGCCGCCCACCTGCGCGGTCGCCCTTCATGGCGTCCCAGATGTTACAGTTGAAGTCGTCGTAGCCGGCGAGCAGCAGCCGGCCGCTGCGCGAGAAGGCAACCGAGGTGATGCCACAGATGATGTTGTCGTGGGAGTACATGAGCAGCTCCTGGTCGGCCCGCAggtcgaacaggcgacacgtggcGTCGTCGGAGCCCGTGGTGAAGGCGTAGCCGTTGGGGAAGAACTGCAAGGTTGGCCAGAGAcagtgagtggagaggcaagcgAGCCTCGCCCCGGGGCTCCCCGCCCCCGCGCCCGCCACTGCCCCAGCTCACAGCCACAGCATTGATGTCCGACTCGTGACCTATGAATGTCTGTCGGCACATGGAGTCCCGCACATCCCACAGCTTGATGGAGGCGTCACAGGCACCGGACACAAAGGTGCGGCCGTCGGGGGCCAGGGACAGGGACATCACGTCCCCACTGTGGCCAGCGAAGCCCACCGTCTGCTGGCCCGTCTCGATGTCCCACAGGGCACTGGGGGGCACAGGAGGGAGGGTCAGGGCTGCAGGAAGGCCGGGGCCCTCTGCGGTGGGGGAGCGCCTGACCCCACCCAGAGAGAAGTCTGCCACCGGCTGGGCCACAGATCACCCAAAGGCGGGACCCTGCCAGGCAGAGCCTCACCAGGTGGTGTCCCCAGAGCTGGTGATGATCTGGTTGTCATCCAGGAAGCGGCAGCATGACAGGTACCCTTGGGAAAGGAGGTCGCGGTCAGTGCGGCCAGGCCGAGtggccctcccctctcctcccggCGGGGCAGCACTCACCAGTGTGGCCGGGCAACTCCCTGCTGACCCTGACGTTGCCCTCGCGGGTCTTGAGGCTATAGATGGAGCAGATGTTGTCCAAACCCCCACAGGCCACAAAGTTCCCTGAGGGGGCGTAGGCACAGGTCATGACCCAGGAGGAGCGCAGAGGGATGGCATGGACCTAGAGGAGGGCAGCAGCCTGGTCAGAGCCGGCCTGACCCCGGGCCAGGCCCACCCACCGGGGGCAAAGACTTGCCTTGTTGGTGGTGTAGCTGTCCCAGATGATGAGCTTCCCATCCTGGGAGGCGCTGACCAGCAGCCTGGCGGGCAGCAGCAGGGAGAAGGCAGATAGTCAGGGCACAGAAGACTCGGCCCTCACCCCTTCCATCTACACAAGCTCTTTAGAGGAATCCCGATCTCAGGATGACCTGCATCCCGGGGCCCCAGGGATACTGGGAAATCAGTCTTCCCACACTTACTGACAAAGGTTTTCTCCTCACCAGACCTGAGGGTCCCTCGTGCCCTAGCACTGTTCTGCCGTTACCTACAACCCCCAGAACCCAGGGACGAAGGCCGGGCCGTCCACACACCTTGAGTCTGTCCCCCAGTGCATGGCATAGATTTTCGCCAGGTGCCCACGGAGGGTCCTGCGTGTTCTCATCTGAATCCTCCCCACTGGGTCCAGCCCAGCTGTAATCTGGAAAACGGAGAGACCAAGGTGGCTCAGGAGGACCCAGCGACAGAGACATCCACAGCCTCCCCCCGGGCCCCAGGGCAGCCTACAGTCCCCTCACCTGGGTCAACGTGGAATCCCCACATGCTTTTCTGGCGTCCTGTAAGGATGGTCAGCACAAGTGGGAGAGGAGGCGGTGGGAGGTGAGGAAAGAGTAAACAGGAGACATTTGGAGCCCAGGACGCCCCTTCTTCCCCTCCGTGACACACACGAGGACGGGGACACGGggatggatacacacacacacacacacacacacacacacacacacgcgcgcgcgcgcgcgcagcAGCAGCCACAGGCAACCCGCTGCGCTCAGGTCAAAGGGAAGCTGCACACTCGAGCCACGCCTGGCCGGCTCGGCCTCCCATCACAGCCGCCAGGCCCTCACCCGGATCTGGTTCCGGAGCTGCTCGGCCTCCTGTCTCAGTTGCTCCAGCTCACTCATGGCGCCGGGCCCGTGGGGCGGGGTTGGGGGCGGCTGGGGGCCGCGGGACGGGGGCTGGGGGAGGCAGCTCCTGGCCGCTGGCCCGAGGCCTGGGAGGGGGACGCAAGGCTGACGTCAGTCCCCAAGGCCGCCCGGGAGGCAGCAGGGAGAGGCGGGGTGGGAG
Above is a window of Meriones unguiculatus strain TT.TT164.6M chromosome 15, Bangor_MerUng_6.1, whole genome shotgun sequence DNA encoding:
- the Gnb2 gene encoding guanine nucleotide-binding protein G(I)/G(S)/G(T) subunit beta-2; amino-acid sequence: MSELEQLRQEAEQLRNQIRDARKACGDSTLTQITAGLDPVGRIQMRTRRTLRGHLAKIYAMHWGTDSRLLVSASQDGKLIIWDSYTTNKVHAIPLRSSWVMTCAYAPSGNFVACGGLDNICSIYSLKTREGNVRVSRELPGHTGYLSCCRFLDDNQIITSSGDTTCALWDIETGQQTVGFAGHSGDVMSLSLAPDGRTFVSGACDASIKLWDVRDSMCRQTFIGHESDINAVAFFPNGYAFTTGSDDATCRLFDLRADQELLMYSHDNIICGITSVAFSRSGRLLLAGYDDFNCNIWDAMKGDRAGVLAGHDNRVSCLGVTDDGMAVATGSWDSFLKIWN